The sequence GTTCGATCCCGCTGCGACTCAAAACGGATTTGCCGCCGCACGCTGAGGTGCGCGGCGAGGTGTTTTTGTCACGGTCGCAGTTTGCCAGGATCAATGCCGAGCTTGAGATGCAGGGCGAGAAGACGTTTGCCAACCCGCGTAACTGCGCTTCGGGGACGCTGCGGATGCTCGATTCACAGATCGTAGCGTCGCGGCGACTCGATATGTTTCCCTACGACGCGTTCACCGGCGCGTCAAAGATGTTTGCAACGCACGCCGAGGTTTTTGAGTGGTGCGAGAAGAATGGGTTTAACGTCAATCCGAATCGGCGATTGTGTCGCGATTTTGATGAGCTTGTCGAGTTTGTCAACGAGATGGAAATGCACCGCGACACGCTCGATTACGAGATCGACGGTGTGGTCGTAAAGGTCAATTCAACCGCGCTTCAGGACGAATTCGGGGCAACGAGCAAAGCCCCTCGCTGGGCTATCGCATACAAATATCCGGCCCGGCAGGCGACGACAAAACTGCTCGGCATAGAGATCAGCGTAGGCCGCACAGGCGCACTGACGCCCATCGCCCTGCTTGAACCGACACTGCTGGCCGGCACAACCGTCGCCCGCGCATCTTTGCACAATGAGGACGAGATCAAACGGCTCGGCCTGATGATCGGCGACCACGTCCTGATCGAAAAAAGCGGTGAGATCATCCCGCAAGTGCTGCAAAACATTTCGGCGCGACGTGACGGAAGCGAAACTGAATTTAAGTTTCCTGACATCTGTCCCGTCTGCTCATCACCCGCCGTTCGCCCGGAGGGCGAGGCGGTTCGCCGCTGCATCAATACCGATTGTCCCGCCAAAATAAAAGGCCGTATCGGCTATTACGCCTCGCGAAAGGCAATGGACATAGAGGGCCTCGGCGACGTGTTGATCAATACTCTCGTCGACACCGGCCTGGTCAACGACGTCGCCGACCTCTACAACCTTACCGTCGAGCAGATCGCCACTCTCGAACGCATGGCCGAAAAGTCTGGCACAAATCTGATCGACCAGATCGAAGCAAGCAAGACGGGCGGCCTTCAGCGGCTGCTCTTCGGTATCGATATTCGCCACGTCGGCGAGCGATATGCAAAGTTGCTCGCGAGGCATTTCCGCTCAATCGATAGTCTCGCCGAGGCGAGTGTCCAAGATCTAGACGACATCCCCGAGATCGGCCTCGCCGTAGCCGAGAGCGTGCATCAATGGATGCGTGATCCAAAGAATGTCGATCTGATAGCGCGACTTCGCAACGCCGGTGTCCAGATGGAGATGGACGCAACCTCGACCGCGGCGTTGGATGAACGCTTCGTCGGCAAGACATTCGTCCTCACCGGAAGGCTTGAGAACTACACCCGCGACGAGGCCGCTAAACTCATCGAAGACCGCGGCGGCCGCGTCTCATCGTCGGTGAGTAAGAAAACGGATTACGTCGTCGCGGGTGAGGATGCGGGGTCGAAATTGACGAAGGCGGAGAGTCTGGGCGTGACAGTCCTGGCCGAGAATGAGCTTCAGGCCATGATCGGAGGAGCATGATGATCGAGGCCGACGAGATGCTGTCCACGCTGAGTGACGTGACCAGACGGTTGGACGAACTTGGTGTCGCGTACATGGTTACGGGTTCGTTTGCGATGAGTACCTACGCTATTGCACGCACAACGCTCGATATCGATATCGTTATCGAGATCGCCGGAATCGATGCACATCGATTTGCCACTAAGTTTACGAACGACTACTACGTCACTTCCGAATCGGTCGAACGCTCCCGACGGCAAGGGTTGATGTTCAATATGTTGAGCAATGCGACCGGCATCAAGATCGACTGTATCCCAAGAAAATCGGACCGTTTTGAGCGTGAGAAGTTCGAAAGACGACGCTTGGCGACTCTGGGCGGAGTCGAATTTTGGGCAATCGACAAGAACGACCTTATAATGTCTAAGTTACGTTGGGCTAAAGACTCGCACTCCGAGCTTCAGTTCCGCGACGTCCAGCGACTTTTGGAATCGGGCGTGCCCGATGAAGCGATAAGAACGCGGGTGGACGAAGAAGGACTTAGTGAGGTTTGGATGGCATTCAAGGAATGGATGACACAAACACAGAAGTGAGGCGGCTGCAGCATTCGTACTGGATGAGCCTGCCAGAAGCTGAACGCTTTCGCCGCTGCGGTCAATTATTCGCGCTTGCTAAACTGGCCGCACTTGAACGAGCGCCCGCAGATCTTTCCGCTGAAGAGAAGAAATGGTTCGTTATCCAGGAATTCTACGGCGCCGATTTTGTTGATATGGTGAGGGAGAACAATGACTGACTTTTTTACCGCTGATCTGGTATTCGTCGATCCCATGATCGCCGACGCCATCGACAACGAGGTCCGTCGCCAGACTGACGGCCTTGAGCTGATCGCCTCGGAGAATTTTGTGTCCGAGGCGGTGCTGCAGGCGATGGGGACGGTGTTTACTAATAAGTACGCCGAGGGCTATCCGGGCAAGCGGTATTACGGCGGGTGCGAGTTTGCGGATGTTGTCGAGCAGACGGCGATCGACCGGGCGAAGGAGCTTTTCGGCTGCGATCATGCGAATGTGCAGCCGCACAGCGGGGCTCAGGCCAATATGTCGGTGCTGCTGACGGCGCTTGAGCATGGCGACACGATATTGGGGATGAATCTCTCGCACGGCGGGCATCTGACGCACGGGCACCCGCTGAATTTCTCGGGCATCAATTACAAGGTTGCGGATTATGGCGTAAACCGTGACACCGAGCAGATCGATTACGACGAGCTGCAAAAGATCGCCGAGGAATCGCGGCCAAAGCTGCTGATCTGCGGTGCTTCGGCATATCCGCGAACGATAGATTTTGCACGCATTGGCGAGATCGCACGCTCGGTCGGGGCAAAGGTGATGGCCGACATCGCGCATATCGCCGGGCTTGTCGCCACAGGCCTGCATCCTTCGCCAGTGCCGCATTGTGAGTTTGTGACGACGACGACGCACAAGACGCTCCGCGGCCCGCGCGGTGGGATGGCGATGTGCAAAGAGGAATTCGCCGCCGATCTCAACAAACGCGTCTTCCCCGGCGTTCAGGGCGGGCCGCTGGTGCATATCATCGCGGCTAAGGCAGTGGCATTCGGCGAGGCGTTAGAGCAGGAATTCAAGGCGTATCAACAACAGGTCTTGGCCAACGCTCAGGCCCTCGCTGCAACATTGCAGGATGCTGGACTGCGGATAGTATCGGGCGGCACGGACAACCATCTGATGATGGTGGACGTATTTATGGACGGCAAAGGCATAACGGGCAAGGCCGCCGAAAAGGCACTCGACGAGGTCCACATCACGGTGAACAAGAACACCATTCCCTTTGACACGCAAAAACCCTTCGTCGCCTCCGGCATCCGTTTAGGAACGCCAGCCCTGACGACTCGCGGCATGAAAGAGGACGAGATGCGTGCGATCGGGGGGATTATCGCGTCGGTCATCCATGAGCCTGAGTCGGAAGACGTGCGGACGCGTGTCCGCCGCGAGGTACTTGAACTGACCGCCAAGTTCCCAATGTATCCCGGCCGGGCGAACAACGAGGCGATATCGGCTGTGTGATCCAATGAACCGACTTTTACGCCTTGTGTCCGTATAAATTCATTAACACCTTTTCCGGCGTGAACGGCAGGTCGAATGACGGCGAACAGTCGGTGAACGCCTTTATCGCATTGCGGATCGCGAAATAGGCCCCAAGAGCGTACATCAGCGGCGGTTCGCCGACGGCTTTTGAGTTGAATATGGCGAGGTTTGAACGCTTCGTCGCGAGCGGCTCGACGGCGATCTCTTTGGGGACGCTGTAGATGTCCGGCACCTTGTAGGTGGAAAGGGCATTTGACCTCAGACGGCCGTCGGCATCATAGACGACCTCTTCCATCGTCACCCAGCCGATGCCCTGGACGATGCCGCCTTCGATCTGGCCGAGATCGACCGCCGTGTTCATGGACGAGCCAAAATCGTGACAGCACTTCACATAATCGACCTCATAACGGCCCCGCAAACAATCGACCGTTACGCCGATAAAGGCGGTCCCATAAACGTGATATGCGAACGGATGTCCTTTCGCCGTTGCCCAGTCAAACCCGATGCCCGGCGTCGCGTAATGTGAATGTTCGCTTAGATTTACACGTTGGAGATGAGCTTCCATTACGAGCGATTGCCAAGCGAGCGAGGTCTTGTCGCCGTTGCGGTAAACAAAGCCATCTTGCAATGACAGGTCATCGACACTCGCCGCCTCAACGAGGTCTTTTGCGACCTCAAACAGTCTGCCACGGATCACCTCACACGCGAGCTGCGTCGCTTTGCCGTTCAGGTCGGCCGCTGCGGATGCCGCGGTAGGCGAGGTATTGGCGATCCGCAACGTGTTCGTCGTCTGGACTTTGACCGCGTCAATCTCAAGCCCGAACATCTTTGCCGCGACCTGCGCCATTTTTGTATTCACGCCCTGTCCCATCTCGACCGCGCCCGTCGAGACCGCAACCGAGCCGTCCGTGTAAACATGCACGAGCGAGCGGGCCTGGTTCATCGGCGTCTTGGTGAATGAGATGCCAAAGCACACGGGCATTGTCGCGACGGCTTTCTTGAAGTATTTCGAGCCAGCGTTGAAATCATCGGCTTCTTTTTGCAGCCTCGCGAGATCATACTTTTCGTCGGCCTGTGTCCAACTGGTCACGGCTTCGCTCTCGGCAAGCTGTCCATATGGGAATTCGTCGCCATCGACCAAGAGATTACGCCGCTGTATCTCCGTCGCGCTTACGCCGAGTTTGTCGGCTGCGTGAGCGATCGCCGATTCGATCACAAACATTCCCTGCGGGCCGCCAAAGCCGCGAAACGCCGTGTTCGGCGGCAGATTTGTGCGGCAGCAATACGCGGTCGCAGTGACGTTCGGGATGTAATACGAATTTGTACAGTGAAACAGCGTTCGTTCGAGCACTGGCGGCGATAGATCGCACGCGGCGCCGGCGTTCTGAAAAAATGTCGCTTCATACGCAACGATCTTCAAATTTTTGTCGAGCCCGATCTTGTAGTCGCTCGAATACGGATGCCGTTTTCCGGTCATCCGCATGTCTTCCATTCGGTGGAGAGCGTATTTTACGGGCTTGCCAGTCAATTGAGCCGCGACGGCAACAATGCCTGCCCACGCATTCGCCTGATCTTCCTTGCCGCCAAAACCGCCACCAAGGCGCTGCACATCGACCTCGACCTTGTGCATCGGCAAACCCGTGACACGACAAACGGCACGCTGAACTGCCGTCGGTCCTTGCGTCGATGAATAAACGCGGATGCCGCTCTGCTCGGTCGGCACGGCATACGCGCCCTGCGTCTCGATGTAAAGATGTTCCTGTCCGTTCTGCTCGGTTCGTCCCTCGAAAACGTGAGCACAGTCTCTGAATGCTGCCGCCGTGTCGCCGAGCACGAACTTCTTCGGCGGAACGATAAATCTCTCATTGACCGCAGCAACCCGAGGGTCGATCACAGGTTCTAACGGCTCAATCTGAACTTGGATCTTCTTTGCGGCTTTGCGGGCAAGTTCTTCTGTCTCCGCAACTACAATTGCTATCGGCTGCCCCGCAAAATGCACTTCGCCGTCAGCCAGGAGTGGTTCGTCCGGCACGATGCCGCCGATCTGGTTCTCGCCGATCAAATCTTTAGCCGTGATGACACGAACA is a genomic window of Chloracidobacterium sp. containing:
- the ligA gene encoding NAD-dependent DNA ligase LigA, which translates into the protein MTPNVNKEIEQLRAEIERHNELYYQKAEPEISDFEFDQLLERLKALEAEHPKLITPDSPTQRVGGKADSLRPFRHTVPLMSLDNSYSLDDLKAFTERCEKLAEGRKLEYFAELKIDGLSVALHYENGILATGATRGDGATGDEVTQNVKTIRSIPLRLKTDLPPHAEVRGEVFLSRSQFARINAELEMQGEKTFANPRNCASGTLRMLDSQIVASRRLDMFPYDAFTGASKMFATHAEVFEWCEKNGFNVNPNRRLCRDFDELVEFVNEMEMHRDTLDYEIDGVVVKVNSTALQDEFGATSKAPRWAIAYKYPARQATTKLLGIEISVGRTGALTPIALLEPTLLAGTTVARASLHNEDEIKRLGLMIGDHVLIEKSGEIIPQVLQNISARRDGSETEFKFPDICPVCSSPAVRPEGEAVRRCINTDCPAKIKGRIGYYASRKAMDIEGLGDVLINTLVDTGLVNDVADLYNLTVEQIATLERMAEKSGTNLIDQIEASKTGGLQRLLFGIDIRHVGERYAKLLARHFRSIDSLAEASVQDLDDIPEIGLAVAESVHQWMRDPKNVDLIARLRNAGVQMEMDATSTAALDERFVGKTFVLTGRLENYTRDEAAKLIEDRGGRVSSSVSKKTDYVVAGEDAGSKLTKAESLGVTVLAENELQAMIGGA
- a CDS encoding serine hydroxymethyltransferase — its product is MTDFFTADLVFVDPMIADAIDNEVRRQTDGLELIASENFVSEAVLQAMGTVFTNKYAEGYPGKRYYGGCEFADVVEQTAIDRAKELFGCDHANVQPHSGAQANMSVLLTALEHGDTILGMNLSHGGHLTHGHPLNFSGINYKVADYGVNRDTEQIDYDELQKIAEESRPKLLICGASAYPRTIDFARIGEIARSVGAKVMADIAHIAGLVATGLHPSPVPHCEFVTTTTHKTLRGPRGGMAMCKEEFAADLNKRVFPGVQGGPLVHIIAAKAVAFGEALEQEFKAYQQQVLANAQALAATLQDAGLRIVSGGTDNHLMMVDVFMDGKGITGKAAEKALDEVHITVNKNTIPFDTQKPFVASGIRLGTPALTTRGMKEDEMRAIGGIIASVIHEPESEDVRTRVRREVLELTAKFPMYPGRANNEAISAV
- a CDS encoding molybdopterin-dependent oxidoreductase, whose product is MKNIDSHSHVRGESVYLDDIPVVHGTLFACVYDSPVAHGKLKSVDTSDAEHSDGVVRVITAKDLIGENQIGGIVPDEPLLADGEVHFAGQPIAIVVAETEELARKAAKKIQVQIEPLEPVIDPRVAAVNERFIVPPKKFVLGDTAAAFRDCAHVFEGRTEQNGQEHLYIETQGAYAVPTEQSGIRVYSSTQGPTAVQRAVCRVTGLPMHKVEVDVQRLGGGFGGKEDQANAWAGIVAVAAQLTGKPVKYALHRMEDMRMTGKRHPYSSDYKIGLDKNLKIVAYEATFFQNAGAACDLSPPVLERTLFHCTNSYYIPNVTATAYCCRTNLPPNTAFRGFGGPQGMFVIESAIAHAADKLGVSATEIQRRNLLVDGDEFPYGQLAESEAVTSWTQADEKYDLARLQKEADDFNAGSKYFKKAVATMPVCFGISFTKTPMNQARSLVHVYTDGSVAVSTGAVEMGQGVNTKMAQVAAKMFGLEIDAVKVQTTNTLRIANTSPTAASAAADLNGKATQLACEVIRGRLFEVAKDLVEAASVDDLSLQDGFVYRNGDKTSLAWQSLVMEAHLQRVNLSEHSHYATPGIGFDWATAKGHPFAYHVYGTAFIGVTVDCLRGRYEVDYVKCCHDFGSSMNTAVDLGQIEGGIVQGIGWVTMEEVVYDADGRLRSNALSTYKVPDIYSVPKEIAVEPLATKRSNLAIFNSKAVGEPPLMYALGAYFAIRNAIKAFTDCSPSFDLPFTPEKVLMNLYGHKA